The Nitrosopumilus cobalaminigenes genome contains a region encoding:
- a CDS encoding putative metal-binding motif-containing protein translates to MQSKVVLFTLVFGAIIFGVSGLIPSAHAAQLQLNEENCTDLEGLWSTSPLTCSIPDGVEAEIGLEEDEETANILIISGFTTLNIEEGAVLTVSGGIENLGTINLSGEMSVEEDAGILNQGTFNILETGQFDNYFEFSGSGDVNNSGILNNNDDGEFTISGLINNFNTINVNDGTLSTDNIFSNDIDGIINNYGRIDVTTLVNDGELNNKIPSAFINIAGSDTEPALLTTTSGSTFSNSGTLDIDPSGQFIHEGGFSSSLTSIVKLGGLIINDALFTNNGFLEIKFSGELRNLSTFVNEGTMTLTSDEAQIATFDGTDGIILTNNNKIKNECGLILGNWEGTVPEDLCGFELTIISPNVGSIESDFSPTTFTGVGQDRNATGFPVGASNEIEWLSNHEGIIGTGSPLIYQLTHLGTHQITASVLDENNNLITSTVSILVSQVDNDGDGEVVQTDCDDQDPNNFHGNPEVFDGQDNDCDDQVDEGFSDEDMDGFDSSVDCNDDPLNNGSVMFPGNPEVIDGLDNDCVGGIPDNELDTDGDFQIPSLDYNELTWLGDPSVTSGGDCDDGDVYGATRYLGNTEIVDGIPNDCIDGLPDNETDDDSDGYIEGIFDVTLAEFQEIWPLVEGDQDCADNNAARSPGLPEIDGDGIDNDCDGVVDVGITDFDEDGYHTDGSGLGFDCKDDDSTVFTGATEIVDGLDNDCDGLLIDEEIDHDGDGYISGIFDPLGGWDGSLQVLGEADCNDIPIEGLNIWPGAPEQLNGIDDDCDGIIPLNELDGDADGSFADLDCDDNDPKRSPNFEEIVDGIDNDCDDVLPSNEIDDDGDNFIDGTFDINGWFGIPEDAGDNDCDDTNITMFPGNLEILDGFDNDCDTILLDEEIDNDGDGQAEYLGDCDDDDKFNYLGNDERDDGKDNDCDGEIDEGFDLDGDGFTAGNGDCLDVMETDPLNPFFGANPVTVYMGALELPDTYDNDCNGFIDDLNDKFTTPELQENLDDKIIRDYEKQAEKLEKEIKKLEYENRKLDKYADKYEARAEQALEGDTRKAAYYQAKSDRYEDKANDALEDGKESKAAKYQKTSDYFQAKADRALEGNPEKATKYQAKADELRAEISSNESLIEMYGKEILVINMSIGTISVDWSQTIVFTYDNLTDETFDDILDDIKDNLKEIEKLEEKAAKEQEKIDKEIAKGNLEKAAEHEQHKLQALEEIEILEDLNTVLKCAIDFTEEMLLEEVEFSIKINRDSDDAEEGNDSDNPLDMKLKSSDLDLVEESEYVGLRFNDIPLVQGQIIKSAYIQFTSEDKDSGNSVVTIYGQDIDDAPTFTNSDGGISSRTLTSASVTWNIPDWDDNKSKSDQRTSDITSILEEIVNRPNWSEDNSMVFIITDGQGSDRDAYTYDEKSSKAAVLHITTLSDDKDDDD, encoded by the coding sequence ATGCAAAGTAAGGTTGTACTGTTTACACTAGTATTTGGTGCAATTATTTTTGGAGTCTCAGGGTTGATTCCTTCTGCTCATGCAGCTCAACTTCAACTAAATGAAGAAAATTGTACTGATTTGGAAGGATTGTGGAGTACTAGTCCTCTTACCTGTTCAATTCCAGATGGTGTAGAAGCAGAGATTGGACTTGAAGAAGATGAAGAAACAGCTAACATTCTAATCATTTCTGGATTTACTACTTTGAACATTGAAGAAGGTGCGGTTCTAACTGTTTCAGGAGGAATTGAAAATTTAGGAACTATAAATCTTAGTGGAGAAATGTCTGTTGAAGAAGATGCAGGAATTTTAAATCAAGGCACTTTTAATATTTTAGAAACAGGACAATTTGATAATTACTTTGAGTTTAGTGGTTCAGGGGATGTAAACAACTCTGGTATACTAAACAATAATGATGATGGAGAATTCACAATTAGTGGTTTAATCAATAATTTTAATACAATTAATGTCAACGATGGTACATTATCAACAGATAATATTTTTTCAAATGATATTGATGGTATCATAAACAATTATGGAAGAATTGATGTAACAACATTAGTAAATGATGGAGAATTAAATAATAAAATTCCAAGTGCTTTTATTAACATTGCAGGAAGTGATACTGAACCTGCATTATTAACAACAACTTCAGGTTCTACGTTTTCTAACTCCGGAACGTTAGATATAGATCCTTCAGGACAATTTATTCATGAAGGTGGATTTTCTAGTTCTCTTACTTCAATAGTCAAATTAGGAGGATTAATCATTAATGATGCTCTATTTACAAACAATGGCTTTCTTGAAATAAAATTTTCAGGAGAACTTCGAAATCTTAGTACTTTTGTAAATGAAGGTACAATGACTTTAACATCTGATGAAGCTCAAATTGCAACTTTTGATGGAACTGATGGAATTATTCTTACAAATAATAATAAAATAAAGAATGAATGTGGTTTGATCCTTGGAAACTGGGAAGGTACAGTTCCTGAGGATCTTTGTGGATTTGAATTAACAATAATTTCACCTAATGTTGGTAGTATTGAATCTGATTTTTCACCTACAACATTTACTGGTGTTGGTCAAGATAGAAACGCCACTGGTTTTCCTGTAGGTGCATCAAACGAAATCGAGTGGTTATCAAATCATGAAGGAATTATAGGCACTGGTTCTCCGCTTATTTACCAATTAACACATCTGGGAACACATCAAATTACTGCATCTGTTTTAGATGAAAATAACAACTTAATCACATCCACTGTGAGCATTCTTGTTTCTCAAGTAGACAATGATGGAGATGGAGAAGTGGTTCAAACAGATTGTGATGATCAGGATCCAAATAACTTCCACGGAAATCCTGAAGTCTTTGATGGTCAAGATAATGATTGTGATGATCAAGTAGATGAAGGATTTAGTGATGAAGACATGGATGGATTTGATTCATCTGTTGATTGTAATGATGATCCATTAAATAATGGATCTGTAATGTTCCCAGGAAATCCTGAAGTTATTGATGGTCTAGATAATGATTGTGTTGGTGGAATTCCAGATAATGAACTTGATACAGATGGTGATTTCCAAATCCCATCCTTAGATTATAATGAATTGACTTGGCTTGGAGATCCATCTGTCACTAGCGGAGGAGATTGTGATGATGGAGATGTTTATGGTGCTACAAGATATTTGGGAAATACTGAGATTGTTGATGGTATACCAAATGATTGTATTGATGGATTACCAGACAATGAAACAGATGATGATAGTGATGGTTACATTGAGGGTATATTTGATGTAACCTTAGCAGAATTTCAAGAAATTTGGCCACTTGTAGAAGGTGATCAAGACTGTGCTGATAATAATGCTGCAAGAAGTCCAGGATTACCTGAGATAGATGGAGATGGAATTGACAATGATTGTGATGGTGTTGTTGACGTTGGTATTACTGACTTTGATGAAGATGGATATCATACTGATGGTTCTGGATTAGGATTTGATTGTAAAGATGATGATTCAACTGTATTTACAGGAGCAACAGAGATAGTTGATGGTTTAGACAATGATTGTGATGGTTTACTAATAGACGAAGAGATTGACCATGATGGTGATGGATACATCTCTGGCATATTTGATCCTCTTGGTGGATGGGATGGATCTTTACAAGTTTTAGGAGAGGCTGATTGTAATGATATTCCAATTGAAGGACTAAACATTTGGCCTGGAGCACCAGAACAACTTAATGGAATAGATGATGATTGTGATGGAATAATTCCATTAAATGAATTAGATGGTGATGCTGATGGCTCTTTTGCTGACTTGGATTGTGATGATAATGATCCTAAACGTTCACCAAACTTTGAAGAAATCGTAGATGGAATTGATAATGATTGTGATGATGTACTACCTTCAAACGAAATTGATGATGATGGAGATAATTTCATAGATGGAACATTTGACATTAATGGTTGGTTTGGAATTCCTGAAGATGCAGGAGACAACGACTGTGATGATACTAACATTACAATGTTCCCTGGTAATTTAGAAATTCTTGATGGATTTGACAATGATTGTGATACTATTCTTTTAGATGAAGAAATTGACAATGATGGTGATGGTCAAGCAGAATATCTAGGCGATTGTGATGATGATGATAAATTCAATTATTTAGGAAATGATGAACGTGATGATGGTAAAGACAATGATTGTGATGGAGAAATTGATGAAGGATTTGATTTAGATGGTGATGGTTTCACTGCTGGTAATGGGGATTGTCTAGATGTAATGGAGACAGATCCTTTGAATCCCTTCTTTGGAGCAAATCCTGTTACAGTATACATGGGTGCATTAGAACTTCCAGATACATATGACAATGATTGTAATGGATTCATAGATGATCTTAATGACAAATTCACAACTCCAGAACTCCAAGAAAATCTTGATGACAAAATCATAAGGGATTATGAAAAACAAGCAGAGAAATTAGAAAAAGAAATTAAAAAGTTGGAATATGAAAATAGAAAACTAGACAAATATGCAGACAAGTATGAAGCAAGAGCAGAACAAGCTTTAGAAGGTGACACTAGAAAGGCAGCATATTACCAGGCAAAATCAGACAGATATGAAGACAAAGCAAATGACGCCCTTGAAGATGGTAAAGAAAGTAAAGCCGCCAAATATCAAAAAACTTCTGATTATTTCCAAGCAAAAGCTGACAGAGCACTAGAGGGTAATCCAGAAAAGGCAACAAAGTATCAGGCAAAAGCCGATGAACTTAGAGCAGAAATTTCTAGTAATGAATCACTAATTGAAATGTATGGAAAGGAAATACTTGTAATTAACATGTCCATAGGCACAATTTCTGTTGATTGGTCACAGACTATTGTATTTACTTATGATAATCTAACTGATGAAACATTTGATGATATCTTAGATGACATCAAAGACAATCTAAAAGAAATTGAAAAATTAGAGGAAAAAGCAGCAAAAGAACAAGAAAAAATTGATAAAGAAATAGCAAAAGGCAATCTCGAAAAAGCTGCAGAACATGAACAACACAAACTTCAAGCACTAGAAGAAATTGAAATACTGGAAGATCTTAACACTGTTCTCAAATGTGCAATAGACTTTACTGAAGAAATGTTATTAGAAGAGGTTGAATTCTCAATCAAAATTAATAGAGACTCTGATGATGCAGAGGAAGGAAATGATTCAGATAATCCTCTAGATATGAAACTAAAAAGTAGTGATCTTGATTTAGTAGAAGAATCTGAATATGTAGGATTACGATTCAATGATATTCCTCTTGTGCAAGGGCAAATAATCAAGAGTGCATACATCCAATTTACATCTGAAGACAAAGATAGTGGCAATTCTGTAGTAACAATTTATGGTCAAGACATAGATGATGCCCCAACATTTACAAATTCTGATGGAGGTATTTCATCTAGAACACTAACAAGTGCATCTGTCACATGGAATATACCAGATTGGGATGATAATAAATCAAAATCTGATCAACGAACATCTGATATTACATCAATCTTAGAAGAAATTGTAAACAGACCAAATTGGTCTGAAGACAATTCAATGGTATTCATAATTACTGATGGTCAAGGTAGTGATAGAGATGCATACACTTATGATGAAAAGTCATCAAAAGCTGCAGTATTACACATTACAACATTATCTGATGATAAAGATGATGATGATTAG
- the glyS gene encoding glycine--tRNA ligase: protein MDYEAVMKLALERGFYFPSCEVYADAQAGFWEYGPSGVSLKNKFLELWRRELIRRDGMLEIDGSQIMSKSVFEASGHLGNFADPIIKCTKCNSTFRADRTIAELTQIEIPESADLEEFDNAIAQNNIKCPKCKGDFDKTKNFNMMFKVGIGPEEEEAYLRPETCQSIFVDFPRLYKTMRGKLPLGIAQVGKSFRNEIAPRQSLLRLREFYQAEIEVFCNPNKLTEMEKFSEIENVTIRVQTDSEPVSMTCKEAVESGVVPNKFVAYYLGILTEFYEKTGIDISKSRFRKLGDKEKAFYAEVAFDFEVETTIGWLELVACNYRSDYDLTSHATKSKQKFEIMDEDEKVLPHVFEISMGIDRSLYTILEHSLQDDKEHERIVLSLKPYLAPMHVGILSLVKKDGLKEKTDEIYLQIKRKCDAFLDHSGAIGRRYRRLDEIGAPFAVTVDHQTLEDETVTIRKRDSMEQSRIKISELDSIISEFIAFP, encoded by the coding sequence ATGGACTATGAAGCAGTAATGAAACTAGCACTTGAGCGTGGGTTTTACTTTCCTAGTTGTGAAGTATATGCTGATGCTCAGGCTGGATTTTGGGAATATGGTCCATCAGGAGTCAGTTTGAAAAATAAATTTCTTGAGTTATGGAGAAGAGAACTAATCAGAAGAGATGGAATGCTTGAAATTGATGGTTCACAAATAATGTCAAAATCAGTTTTTGAAGCTTCAGGGCACTTGGGAAATTTTGCAGATCCAATAATCAAATGTACAAAATGTAATTCAACTTTTAGAGCAGATAGAACTATTGCAGAACTTACACAGATAGAAATTCCTGAAAGTGCAGATTTGGAAGAATTTGATAATGCAATAGCACAAAATAATATCAAATGTCCAAAATGTAAGGGTGATTTTGATAAAACTAAAAATTTCAATATGATGTTTAAAGTTGGTATTGGTCCAGAAGAAGAAGAGGCATATCTACGACCTGAAACATGTCAATCAATCTTTGTAGATTTTCCTAGACTATACAAAACTATGAGAGGTAAACTTCCTTTAGGAATTGCTCAAGTAGGAAAGAGTTTTAGAAATGAAATAGCTCCCAGACAGAGTCTTCTTCGTTTAAGAGAATTTTATCAGGCAGAAATCGAAGTATTTTGTAATCCAAACAAACTAACTGAGATGGAAAAGTTTTCAGAGATTGAAAATGTGACAATTAGAGTTCAAACAGATTCTGAACCGGTCTCCATGACATGTAAAGAGGCAGTAGAATCAGGTGTTGTTCCAAACAAGTTTGTTGCATATTATTTAGGAATACTAACTGAATTTTATGAAAAAACTGGTATTGATATTTCAAAAAGCAGGTTTAGAAAACTTGGTGATAAAGAAAAAGCATTCTATGCTGAAGTTGCATTTGATTTTGAAGTTGAAACTACAATTGGATGGTTAGAACTTGTTGCCTGTAATTACAGATCTGATTATGATTTGACCAGTCATGCAACAAAAAGTAAACAAAAATTTGAGATTATGGATGAGGACGAGAAGGTATTACCGCATGTATTTGAGATATCAATGGGAATTGATAGAAGTTTGTACACAATTTTGGAACATAGTTTGCAAGATGATAAAGAACATGAAAGAATTGTTCTATCATTAAAGCCATATCTTGCTCCTATGCATGTAGGGATATTATCTTTAGTCAAAAAAGACGGTCTCAAAGAGAAAACAGATGAGATTTATCTTCAAATTAAAAGAAAATGTGATGCATTTTTAGATCATTCTGGTGCTATTGGCAGACGTTATAGAAGACTAGATGAGATTGGGGCACCATTTGCAGTAACTGTAGATCATCAAACATTAGAAGATGAAACTGTAACAATTAGAAAAAGAGATTCTATGGAACAAAGCAGAATAAAAATTTCTGAATTAGATTCTATAATTTCTGAATTTATTGCATTTCCATAA
- a CDS encoding deoxyribonuclease IV: MQVGCHVSISGSIDKSVDNAVERECSAFQIFTRNPRGWHAKDLTKEDIDNFKSKLKASKIDRFATCAHMPYLPNLATPKEDGFEKSVKTLIGESERCAQLGIPYLVTHLGSHLGTGDEAGIKKLVEGLTKAGKAKNDVMILLENTAGQKNSIGSEFEQLGEIFKQLKPAKKFGVCLDTCHAFVAGYDLRTDKDVKNTFSQFDKHVGIDNLKILHLNDARGELGCNLDRHYHLGLGGIGEKGISAVVKFANKKKIPIILETPIDDDRDDFENVKIAKEFA; encoded by the coding sequence ATGCAAGTAGGATGTCATGTTTCAATTTCTGGTTCAATTGATAAATCTGTAGATAATGCTGTTGAAAGAGAATGTTCTGCATTTCAAATTTTTACAAGAAATCCAAGAGGTTGGCATGCAAAAGATTTGACCAAAGAAGACATTGATAATTTTAAATCAAAACTAAAGGCAAGTAAAATTGATCGATTTGCAACATGTGCACATATGCCATATTTGCCAAATCTTGCAACACCAAAAGAAGATGGGTTTGAAAAATCTGTTAAAACATTAATTGGTGAATCTGAAAGATGTGCACAATTAGGGATTCCATATTTAGTAACTCATCTTGGTAGTCATCTAGGAACTGGAGATGAAGCTGGAATTAAAAAACTAGTCGAAGGTTTGACAAAAGCTGGAAAAGCAAAAAATGATGTAATGATACTATTAGAAAATACTGCAGGACAGAAAAATTCTATTGGTTCTGAATTTGAACAGTTGGGAGAAATTTTCAAACAACTAAAACCTGCAAAGAAATTTGGCGTTTGTTTAGATACTTGTCATGCATTTGTTGCAGGATATGATTTAAGAACAGATAAGGATGTAAAGAATACTTTTTCACAGTTTGATAAACATGTAGGAATAGATAATTTGAAAATTCTTCATCTAAATGATGCAAGAGGTGAACTAGGGTGCAATCTTGATAGACACTATCATTTAGGATTAGGAGGTATCGGAGAAAAAGGAATTTCAGCTGTAGTAAAGTTTGCAAATAAGAAAAAAATTCCTATAATTTTAGAGACTCCAATTGATGATGACCGGGATGACTTTGAAAATGTCAAAATAGCGAAGGAATTTGCGTAG
- a CDS encoding DNA primase — protein sequence MLELGQDEIAKYPFLADAGQYLKDQGFSLEQFGSDPDLKHLIEKAYERIRVAADGKIYKSDLDGDHVSKEAALPREVFSFLLAIVLLKLSGMHTLIKRFALAEARRAEKYLEKDLANISDESKNQLAIRVIDDLFSVQVEKLDDFFVIPVSNYLKHSINFHEREWKLINRHVENGQVYLSPHETVRLIRKELGTYINSKIVNARTPTMIPGFEDSVNKLVSLSKKFVTYTVTTGEYPPCIKHAIEVLEKGENLPHSGRFMLATFLLSKGQSVQQIAPLFKNAPDYNERVTLYQLNHLAGTSGAGTQYSCPSCEKLKTQDLCFATSECDNIINPLQFGRKKK from the coding sequence ATGCTTGAACTTGGACAAGATGAAATTGCAAAATACCCCTTTTTGGCTGATGCTGGTCAATATCTTAAAGATCAGGGCTTTTCACTTGAACAGTTTGGTTCAGATCCTGACCTAAAGCACCTAATTGAGAAGGCATATGAGCGAATTAGAGTCGCAGCAGATGGTAAAATCTACAAATCTGATCTGGATGGAGATCATGTATCTAAAGAAGCTGCTTTACCAAGAGAAGTTTTTTCTTTTCTTTTAGCAATTGTTCTATTGAAGCTTAGTGGCATGCATACTCTAATCAAAAGATTTGCTTTAGCTGAGGCAAGACGAGCTGAAAAATATTTAGAAAAAGATCTTGCAAATATTTCAGATGAATCTAAAAATCAACTTGCAATTAGAGTAATAGACGATCTTTTTTCAGTTCAAGTAGAAAAATTAGATGATTTCTTTGTTATTCCTGTTTCTAATTATCTAAAACACTCTATTAATTTTCATGAAAGAGAATGGAAATTAATTAACCGTCATGTAGAAAATGGACAAGTCTATCTTTCTCCACACGAAACTGTTAGATTGATAAGAAAAGAATTAGGAACATACATCAATTCGAAAATTGTTAATGCAAGAACTCCTACAATGATTCCAGGTTTTGAAGATTCAGTAAACAAATTGGTTTCATTATCTAAAAAATTTGTAACCTATACTGTAACTACTGGAGAATATCCTCCATGCATAAAACATGCAATAGAAGTTCTTGAAAAGGGTGAAAACCTTCCTCATTCTGGAAGATTTATGCTTGCAACATTTCTTTTATCAAAAGGACAATCTGTTCAACAAATTGCTCCCTTGTTCAAAAATGCACCTGATTATAACGAACGTGTAACACTTTATCAATTAAATCATTTAGCAGGCACATCTGGTGCTGGAACACAATACTCTTGTCCATCTTGTGAGAAATTAAAAACACAAGATCTATGCTTTGCAACATCTGAATGTGATAACATTATCAATCCATTACAATTTGGAAGGAAGAAAAAATAA
- a CDS encoding DNA primase small subunit domain-containing protein — translation MQETDIQFLENSFKKYYFDHFDQIKVPERTSEREFGYQKFNSGMTRHLAIKDDKELHLMLIQNIPSDVYCSNAYYTFPNLPMNEKDWKEADLIFDIDAKDLNLPCRESHTVSICNECNEVSKNSSQCTKCNSTKLEKKSLPCNNCINASKTEVTKLSEVLIDDLAVSKENIHVYFSGNEGFHVYVYDSQFQEIGSRERSELTDYISFRGIIPESFGMKKIKPNRASFPDFEDKGWRGRFSKYIFGSKSKRSKIITELLANGYSSFQKTLDDASDNIGVKIDPNVTMDIHRIFRLPGSINSKSGLAKIQCNDLEKFDPYIEASFLSDETVEILANCPIEFKLKNKKFGPYNNEKITIPTFAAAYMICKKLARIA, via the coding sequence ATGCAAGAAACTGATATACAATTTCTAGAAAATTCTTTTAAAAAATACTATTTTGATCATTTTGATCAAATCAAAGTACCTGAAAGAACCTCTGAACGTGAATTTGGCTATCAAAAATTCAATTCAGGAATGACTCGACATCTTGCCATTAAAGATGATAAAGAATTACATCTAATGCTAATACAAAATATTCCTTCAGACGTTTATTGTTCTAATGCATACTATACATTTCCAAATTTACCAATGAATGAAAAAGATTGGAAAGAAGCAGATCTTATTTTTGATATTGATGCGAAAGATCTTAATTTGCCATGTAGAGAAAGTCATACAGTTTCAATTTGTAACGAATGTAATGAAGTATCAAAAAATTCTTCCCAATGTACAAAATGTAATTCCACAAAATTAGAAAAAAAATCTTTACCTTGTAATAATTGCATTAATGCATCTAAAACAGAAGTTACAAAGCTATCTGAAGTTTTAATTGATGATCTTGCAGTATCAAAAGAAAATATCCATGTTTATTTTTCAGGAAATGAAGGATTTCATGTTTATGTATATGATTCACAATTTCAAGAAATTGGCTCTAGAGAAAGATCAGAGTTAACAGATTACATTTCATTTCGTGGAATCATACCTGAATCTTTTGGAATGAAAAAAATTAAACCAAATAGAGCATCATTTCCTGATTTTGAAGATAAAGGTTGGAGAGGAAGATTTTCAAAATATATTTTTGGATCAAAATCTAAACGCTCAAAAATAATTACAGAATTACTGGCAAATGGTTATTCATCTTTCCAAAAAACTCTAGATGATGCATCTGATAATATTGGTGTAAAAATTGATCCAAATGTAACTATGGATATTCATAGAATTTTTAGATTACCTGGATCTATAAACAGTAAGAGTGGACTTGCAAAAATTCAATGCAATGATTTAGAAAAATTTGATCCATACATCGAAGCATCTTTTCTTAGTGATGAAACTGTAGAAATTTTAGCAAATTGTCCAATAGAATTCAAATTAAAAAATAAAAAATTTGGTCCATACAATAACGAAAAAATTACCATTCCAACATTTGCTGCAGCCTATATGATTTGTAAAAAACTTGCTAGAATAGCTTGA